The Armatimonadota bacterium genome includes a window with the following:
- a CDS encoding isocitrate dehydrogenase: MAHKVTLIRGDGTGPELVEAARRVIDATGADIEWDVKDAGVDVMEEKGTPLPDDVLESIRRNKVALKGPITTPIGTGFRSVNVALRQELNLYACLRPCKYYPGIRSHYRDVDLVIVRENTEDLYAGVEWARGSHEANTIIGMSGGKIRPGSAISIKPISYEGSARIVRFAFDYAVRNGRRKVTAVCKANIMKFTDGLFYEAARDVAKEYEGRIEYEERLVDNMCMQLVQKPELYDVLVMPNLYGDILSDLAAGLVGGLGVAPGANIGDEVAVFEPTHGSAPKYKGQNRVNPTALILSGMLMLRHIGEKDAADRLEKAVASVIAEGRSVTYDMKPDRDDPTAVGTSEMADAIIAALQG, from the coding sequence TTGGCTCACAAAGTGACTCTCATCCGAGGCGACGGCACAGGGCCGGAGCTTGTGGAGGCGGCCCGGCGGGTAATTGATGCCACGGGTGCGGATATAGAATGGGACGTGAAAGATGCGGGCGTGGACGTGATGGAGGAGAAAGGCACTCCTCTGCCCGACGATGTACTGGAAAGCATCCGCAGGAACAAGGTGGCCCTCAAGGGCCCCATCACAACACCCATCGGCACCGGTTTCCGGAGCGTGAACGTGGCGCTCCGGCAGGAGCTGAACCTTTACGCCTGCCTGCGGCCGTGCAAGTACTATCCCGGCATCCGCTCCCACTATCGGGACGTGGACCTGGTCATCGTCCGCGAGAACACGGAAGACCTGTATGCGGGAGTCGAGTGGGCGCGAGGCAGCCACGAGGCCAATACTATCATCGGAATGTCCGGCGGCAAGATCAGGCCGGGATCGGCCATCTCCATCAAGCCGATCAGCTATGAGGGCAGCGCGCGCATCGTGCGGTTTGCCTTCGATTACGCCGTGCGCAACGGCCGGCGCAAGGTTACGGCGGTATGCAAGGCCAACATTATGAAATTCACGGACGGCCTGTTCTATGAGGCTGCGCGGGATGTGGCGAAGGAGTATGAAGGCCGCATTGAGTACGAAGAGCGCCTTGTGGACAACATGTGCATGCAGCTGGTCCAGAAGCCCGAGCTCTATGATGTGCTGGTGATGCCGAACCTGTATGGAGACATACTCTCGGACCTGGCCGCTGGGTTGGTGGGGGGGCTGGGCGTCGCTCCCGGCGCGAACATCGGCGATGAGGTGGCTGTCTTCGAACCCACACACGGCAGCGCACCGAAGTACAAAGGGCAGAACCGCGTCAACCCGACGGCGCTCATCCTTTCAGGCATGCTGATGCTGCGCCACATCGGAGAGAAGGACGCCGCGGACCGGCTGGAGAAAGCGGTCGCGTCGGTGATCGCCGAAGGCAGGTCCGTGACCTATGACATGAAGCCCGACCGTGACGACCCGACGGCTGTGGGCACATCCGAGATGGCGGACGCCATCATCGCGGCTCTACAGGGTTGA
- the galK gene encoding galactokinase: MSAELERLLERVAREWCGGNPDKERMWRGLASEAGVDTGAGGWRALRAPGRVNLIGEHTDYNGLPVMPLALEREIAVLFRPSDTPEVRLSSAGGAYPEISFQAVDPIPPGAAGDWGNYARAAVQALLARTGEKSLKGFQAVVGGDLPAGGGLSSSSALVVAMALACDDVNTLGIPPQEMAELMATGEHYVGTQGGGMDQAICLLGRKGCALKIEFHPLRVEPVSLPAGVAVIVADTLVKAEKSAGARQQFNTRAAECRLAVALVNRAKGTSYRLLADLYRDALDPVEALRSCIQDAPYFLADLAVDLGLSENEIQTRYLAQRDGNALPEPPGGFRPLARALHVVEEARRVYLAADAMRAGDSAALGRLMDASHESGRDLYEVTCPELDALADIARKAGAYGARWTGAGFGGCVVALAREEDIAAILCQIAGRYYRDWLPRHRPDVSVPEELSRALFTTRPAQGAAILRPE, from the coding sequence GTGAGCGCGGAACTGGAAAGATTGCTGGAGCGCGTGGCGCGGGAGTGGTGCGGCGGCAATCCTGACAAGGAGCGGATGTGGCGCGGGCTGGCGTCCGAAGCCGGCGTTGACACAGGCGCCGGCGGCTGGCGGGCTCTGCGCGCTCCCGGCCGGGTAAACCTGATCGGCGAGCACACGGACTACAACGGCCTGCCCGTCATGCCCCTGGCGCTGGAGCGGGAAATCGCCGTCCTGTTCCGGCCGTCGGACACCCCGGAGGTCCGCCTTTCAAGCGCGGGCGGCGCCTATCCTGAGATCAGCTTCCAGGCAGTGGACCCGATACCGCCCGGAGCGGCGGGCGACTGGGGGAACTACGCTCGCGCTGCCGTGCAGGCGCTGCTGGCCAGAACCGGAGAGAAGTCTCTGAAGGGGTTCCAGGCGGTGGTGGGCGGCGATCTTCCTGCAGGAGGAGGATTGTCCTCCTCCTCTGCTCTGGTGGTGGCTATGGCTCTGGCGTGCGACGATGTGAACACGCTTGGCATTCCGCCGCAGGAGATGGCGGAGTTGATGGCCACCGGCGAGCATTACGTGGGCACGCAGGGAGGCGGGATGGATCAGGCCATCTGCCTTCTGGGGCGCAAGGGGTGCGCGCTGAAGATCGAGTTCCATCCCCTGCGCGTTGAGCCCGTGTCGCTCCCGGCGGGCGTCGCGGTGATTGTGGCGGACACTCTGGTAAAAGCCGAGAAGTCGGCCGGGGCTCGTCAGCAGTTCAACACCCGTGCGGCCGAATGCCGTCTGGCCGTCGCGCTGGTGAACAGGGCTAAGGGCACCTCTTACCGGCTTCTGGCAGACCTCTACCGGGACGCGCTGGATCCGGTCGAGGCACTGCGCTCATGCATCCAGGATGCGCCTTACTTTCTGGCGGACCTGGCGGTGGACCTTGGGCTGAGCGAAAACGAGATCCAGACCCGCTACCTGGCGCAGAGGGACGGAAACGCGCTGCCGGAGCCGCCGGGCGGTTTCCGGCCGCTGGCACGGGCGCTGCACGTGGTGGAGGAAGCCCGGCGGGTCTATCTGGCCGCCGACGCTATGCGTGCCGGAGACAGTGCGGCGCTCGGGCGGTTGATGGATGCCTCGCACGAGTCCGGCCGGGATCTCTACGAGGTGACCTGTCCCGAGCTGGATGCACTCGCGGATATTGCAAGGAAGGCGGGGGCCTACGGAGCGCGATGGACCGGTGCAGGTTTCGGAGGATGCGTCGTTGCCTTGGCGCGGGAAGAGGACATAGCTGCCATCCTTTGCCAGATAGCCGGGCGCTACTACCGGGATTGGCTTCCGCGGCACCGGCCGGATGTTTCCGTGCCGGAGGAGCTAAGCCGGGCGCTCTTCACCACGCGGCCCGCGCAGGGCGCCGCCATTCTGCGGCCGGAGTGA
- a CDS encoding peroxiredoxin, which yields MESAVQETRHIPLIGEDAPAFTAKTTQGEIDFPKDYRGKWVILFSHPADFTPVCTTEFMTFATMMPEFKALNCELIGLSIDSIYSHIAWLRTIKEKIEFRGMKDVEVTFPVIEDLKMEVARKYGMLQPSASSTQAVRAVYFIDPHGKIRALIYYPLSNGRNFQEIKRLLIAMQTSDRLGVATPADWKPGDDVIVPPPGSCGAAKDRVEQAGSDYRCLDWFLCLKPLPVEQLELPEGISVA from the coding sequence ATGGAATCCGCAGTTCAAGAAACACGACACATCCCGCTGATCGGCGAGGACGCTCCCGCTTTCACCGCGAAGACGACTCAGGGAGAAATTGACTTCCCCAAGGATTACCGGGGGAAATGGGTCATCCTGTTCAGCCACCCGGCCGACTTCACGCCCGTCTGCACTACCGAGTTCATGACGTTCGCCACGATGATGCCTGAGTTCAAGGCACTGAACTGTGAGCTGATCGGTCTGTCCATTGACAGCATCTACAGCCACATCGCCTGGCTGCGTACCATCAAGGAGAAGATCGAGTTCCGGGGCATGAAGGACGTGGAGGTCACCTTCCCTGTCATCGAGGATCTGAAGATGGAGGTTGCCCGGAAGTACGGGATGCTCCAGCCTTCCGCGAGCTCCACACAGGCGGTGCGGGCCGTGTATTTCATTGACCCGCACGGCAAGATCCGGGCGCTGATCTATTATCCGCTCTCCAACGGGCGGAATTTCCAGGAGATCAAGCGTCTCCTCATAGCCATGCAGACCTCGGACCGTCTGGGAGTCGCCACTCCGGCCGACTGGAAACCCGGAGACGATGTCATCGTCCCTCCGCCGGGTTCGTGCGGGGCTGCGAAGGATCGCGTGGAGCAGGCGGGCTCGGACTACCGCTGCCTGGACTGGTTCCTGTGCCTCAAACCGCTTCCTGTGGAGCAGCTGGAGCTGCCTGAAGGGATCTCGGTGGCCTGA
- a CDS encoding glycosyl transferase: MKVLLLSRYTRQAASSRYRSYQYLPFLEEEGIAVTPAPLMGDSYVRGLQEGRRKIGTGTASAYWRRILDTFRARRFDLVWIEREALPWLPPFCERWLRFLRVPYVVDYDDAVFHRYDLHRSGLVRALLGGKIDTVMRNAALVIAGNSYLADRARKAGAAHVEILPTVIDLRRYTGRPARQRHHIIGWIGSPTTAEYVNEVAGPLLRMCRRHGARVRLVGAPPGSVRGLDVEYLPWSEEEEVPMMLQFTVGIMPLPDTPWTRGKCALKLIQYMGCRLPCVASLVGANPTVVEHGETGFLARTEHDWEDSLALLLEDECLRTRMGEAGRARVEERFSLEKTAPRLAALLREAASCKK; the protein is encoded by the coding sequence ATGAAGGTGCTTCTCCTCAGCCGGTATACCCGTCAGGCGGCCAGCAGCCGATACCGTTCGTATCAGTATCTGCCCTTCCTGGAGGAAGAAGGCATCGCAGTCACACCCGCCCCGCTGATGGGAGACAGCTACGTGCGCGGACTGCAGGAGGGACGCAGGAAGATCGGCACGGGGACGGCGTCCGCCTATTGGCGCCGTATCCTGGACACTTTCCGCGCCCGGAGATTTGACCTGGTCTGGATCGAGCGCGAAGCCCTTCCCTGGTTACCTCCCTTCTGTGAGCGGTGGTTGCGTTTCCTGCGAGTTCCTTACGTTGTGGACTATGACGACGCGGTCTTCCATCGCTACGATCTTCACCGATCGGGATTAGTCAGGGCGCTTCTGGGCGGCAAGATAGACACGGTCATGCGTAATGCTGCCCTGGTGATCGCAGGAAACAGCTACCTCGCGGATCGCGCCAGGAAAGCCGGCGCCGCGCACGTGGAGATCCTGCCCACTGTGATAGATCTACGGCGCTATACGGGCCGCCCCGCAAGGCAGCGGCACCACATCATCGGGTGGATCGGATCGCCGACCACGGCGGAATATGTCAACGAGGTTGCAGGACCTCTACTTCGGATGTGCCGCCGACACGGAGCCCGCGTGCGGCTCGTCGGGGCGCCTCCCGGGTCCGTGCGAGGGCTAGATGTCGAGTATCTGCCCTGGTCCGAGGAAGAAGAAGTCCCGATGATGCTTCAGTTCACGGTGGGCATCATGCCTCTTCCCGACACCCCCTGGACGCGCGGAAAGTGCGCCTTGAAGCTCATCCAGTATATGGGCTGCAGGCTGCCGTGTGTTGCTTCCCTGGTGGGGGCGAATCCCACTGTCGTGGAACACGGCGAGACGGGTTTTCTGGCCCGGACGGAGCACGACTGGGAGGACTCGCTGGCTTTGCTGCTGGAAGACGAATGCCTCCGCACGCGGATGGGGGAAGCCGGTCGGGCGCGTGTGGAAGAGCGGTTCTCTCTGGAAAAAACCGCACCTCGGCTTGCGGCGCTGCTTCGCGAAGCGGCGTCCTGCAAAAAGTAA
- a CDS encoding glycosyl transferase, which produces MSEPSVAIIIVNWNAGRQLRECLDSIASSRRDGWRLEGVVVVDNASGDDSLAGIGEVELPLRVLTNSANRGFAAACNQGAGHCASDYLLFLNPDCVVEPDAIAAVVAFMERKENGAVGVAGARLLDAQGRTWRCCSRRPRPLDFLKKAFGVDALFPRLRTHLMREWDHEESRPVDHVMGSFYLVRRNLFEQLGGFDERFFVYLEDLDFSVRTAQAGYTVHYLAEPRVFHRGGGTSEQARVDRLFYSLRSRVLYAFKHFGRAGAMAVALTTLTWEPLPRLAQATLRANPAGIQETLQAYVRLWSWVLRGAKREWER; this is translated from the coding sequence GTGAGCGAACCCTCCGTCGCCATCATCATCGTGAACTGGAACGCGGGACGGCAGTTGCGCGAATGCCTGGACTCCATAGCATCCTCCCGGAGGGACGGGTGGCGTCTGGAAGGTGTGGTGGTGGTGGACAACGCCTCCGGGGACGATTCGCTTGCTGGCATCGGGGAGGTGGAACTTCCGCTGCGTGTGCTGACCAACAGCGCCAACCGCGGGTTCGCTGCGGCTTGCAACCAGGGTGCTGGGCATTGCGCATCGGACTATCTGCTTTTCCTGAATCCGGACTGTGTCGTGGAGCCGGATGCCATCGCTGCAGTGGTGGCTTTTATGGAGAGGAAGGAAAATGGCGCAGTGGGAGTCGCGGGGGCAAGGTTGCTGGATGCACAGGGGCGCACGTGGCGCTGCTGCTCTCGACGCCCCCGACCTTTGGATTTTCTGAAAAAGGCGTTCGGAGTCGACGCGCTCTTTCCCCGCTTGCGCACGCACCTCATGCGTGAGTGGGATCATGAAGAGTCGCGCCCGGTGGACCATGTCATGGGCTCTTTCTATCTCGTGCGGCGCAATCTGTTCGAGCAGCTCGGCGGCTTCGATGAGCGGTTTTTTGTCTATCTGGAGGATCTGGATTTCTCGGTCCGCACGGCGCAGGCAGGTTACACCGTCCACTACCTGGCCGAGCCGCGAGTCTTTCACAGGGGAGGTGGCACTTCGGAACAAGCACGGGTGGATCGTCTGTTCTATTCGCTGCGCAGCCGCGTGCTGTATGCATTCAAGCACTTTGGCCGGGCCGGCGCGATGGCGGTGGCGCTGACGACACTGACGTGGGAACCATTACCCCGCCTGGCCCAGGCAACGCTGCGCGCAAATCCGGCCGGCATACAAGAAACGCTCCAAGCTTACGTTCGTCTCTGGAGCTGGGTGCTGCGAGGAGCAAAGAGAGAATGGGAGAGGTGA